A segment of the Corylus avellana chromosome ca2, CavTom2PMs-1.0 genome:
TTTTTGTAGCGAAGTTCAAGAAATTAggtatctaatttttttttttgaattgaattaGGTATCTAATTGAGGTTGGTTCTAGAACCGCTTGTGTGTTTGCTGTGGCTAAGTAACTGTTGTTCTCATGAATCAACCTGTGTCTTGCTTATTAATTGATCTCTTTGGATGTGGGTgcaaagattttctttttaacgTTTCTGGAAGCATATGTATAAGCATTTGTTTTTTCGATTGAACATATTCCAAAGAGTACTGCTACAtaaagtaattctagaagtccctattgtattactaaaaaaatgaggtgatttttaaaatcacaatttgatcaaaatctaataatgattgatCATAaactcaatggtaattttaagagccacgtTATTCTTAGAAGAACACAAAAaagacttgtaacattactcgaTTATATAAcattcatttttatcaaatgtGAACTGACAGTGAGTTTGGGCCAAATTTTGACCGTCCTTGAAGAAAGCAATGGGCAATGGACGAGATGAAGTAAaacttttcaataaaataaaaaggcagTGTTTGCCAATGTCATGGATAGGTACTGAACATGGCCTTTtcctcaatttaaaaaaaaaaaaaaaaaaaaaaaactttcacctcaaaattaattacaatatttctACTTTCTATAccacattaatcatttttattattattattcaaataaaaaaatcactacaaaacaaattttttatattttttcatataaaatatattttttttcactttttcccaCAAAATAATTTCACTAAAACCAATTAAACACGTATTTCTAAAAAGCACTACAGTATTAGCCTTGTGCCTGGCCTCTTGGCAAACACTACCAAAGATTTTATTTCTACAAGAAATCATAAAATACTAGAGGATGGCACTACCTTGCGTGGACCTTCCCTGGTTTTACACTTTCACACCCGCGCCCCTTTCAATGACTCAATTCAATCTTTTGGCTtaattactcacaaaaaaaaattaaattaaattttttttagctttatttaattaaattaataattaagacTTTAGTAACttcaaatgaaattatttaaaaaatttggaggaTTCTACTATGAATTCTTTTGTtcatcattattaaaaaataaaattttttatgatactacaaaaaagtaaacaaattcaAGTGACATTATCATattatcttattaataaaaaatttaataatttaataattaacgTAAATATCACGTAACAATATGGAAagagatttataataaaaatgtagcGGTTAAAAAATCTTTGGCTAAACCTGAAAGGACAAATGGAGAATGTATCTTCCCAAAATTCCATACGTATACATTAGAATGCCTATGTGGCAGCGACGACAATCCACCCCGAAGAAGAGGGCTGCATTCGATTGGCCACTACAAACTGTCCGAATTTACCTCTGTCATCCCTGACGTCAAGTGCAAAAATCAGGTCCCAGTTCACATCCCACGGTGCTGAACTCATCCTAGTTTCTCATTTAGCGGCCAGGATTGAACACTGCATAGCCAATCATGTAGCGGACTAGCACCGCAGCAGTCGgcgttttgaattattttagcTGTTAGAATTTCGGACACAGAGGAAAGCGAAGAAGATGAGTCAAGAAATCGAAGCCCCTCTCAGTaagattttcattttccttttaactttCTTGCATTTTCTCGTCGACTTTCCGACTCTTCAAACACTAAGCTAAGCTAAGCTCCAGCTCTTCTTTCACTCATGCACAGTCCAGAAGAATCAAACCTTCGAATCTCAATCCTCCGACGCCGAGAACTCTCCAATCGAGCAAGTCGCTCTCACGGTTCCGGTCACCGACGACCCCTCTCTCCCGACCTTCACTTTCCGAACGTTGATTCTCGGAACCCTAGCATGCGTCCTCCTCTCCTTCCTCAACCAGTTCTTCTGGTACCGTCGAGAGCCGCTCTCGATCACCTCGATCTCGGCTCAGATCGCGGTGGTTCCACTCGGCCACCTCATGGCCTCGACGATCACGCGCCGAGTGTTCTTCAGGGGGCGCGCGTGGGAGTTCACGCTCAATTCCGGCCCGTTCAACGTGAAAGAGCACGTGCTGATCACGATCTTCGCGAACTCCGGCGCTGGCAACGTGTACGCCATCCACGTCGTTAGCGCCGTCAAgattttctacaaaaaaaacttGACTTTCGTGGTGTCGTTGCTCGTAGTTTTTACGACGCAGGTGTTGGGCTTCGGGTGGGCCGGGCTTTTCCGGCGGTACTTGGTGGAGCCCGCTGCCATGTGGTGGCCCCAAAATCTCGTGCAAGTCTCGCTCTTCAGGTTTTTCTTCTGCTTGTTCGATCAAGTTTCATGATATCTTTAGGACGCTTGTAATTAGATAAGTCTCGATTAGTTATGGAATAAATTTTCTacgaaaataagaaaatatctGTTAAAATTGCAAGAGTTCTTATAATCcaatttgtaggaaatttctTGTTGTAGTAAGTGATGTCATCTTCGATGCATGTACTGTGGATTCACAGGGCACTACACGAGAAAGAGAAGAGGCCCAAGAGTGGGTTGACAAGGAATCAGTTCTTCCTCATTGCCTTCATCTGCAGCTTTGCTTATTATGTCTTTCCAGGTTACCTATTCCCGATGTTAACGTCTCTTTCCTGGATTTGCTGGATATTCCCTACTTCTGTCTTTGCCCACCAGCTTGGTTCAGGACTCCACGGGCTTGGAATTGGTGCATTTGGATTTGATTGGTCCAGTATATCCTCTTACCTTGGAAGCCCACTCGCCAGTCCATGGTTTGCTACTGCCAACATTGCTGCTGGTTTTCTGCTTGTCATGTATGTCATTACCCCTATAGCTTATTGGCTTAATGTCTACAAGGCCAAGACTTTTCCAATATTCTCAGATGGGCTATTCACCTCCACTGGCCAAAGCTACAATATCTCAGCTATAATAGATGGAAACTTTCACCTTGACATGGATGCATATGAGCGTACAGGCCCTCTCTATCTCAGCACCTTCTTTGCTGTATACTATGGTGTCAATTTTGCCTGCCTTGCCGCCACTATTGTTCATGTGTTCCTCTTCCATGGAAGGTAAAACACACTTTTACCTGATTGTTGTTAGTTGAGCATTGCTACTTGCTTATCAATTTTAGTGGGCGTGCTTTAGGATGTCTCTGCAACATCTGTAGGAAATTAAGACTTAAATGAACtcaaaaggaattttttttttttttttttaatttcaaaccaACAAAATTAGTATAGGTGATACTGTTGTGCTGGAGCATATGACCGAATTCATGTGTGTGTCTATACATGTATGTGTAATATGTCCCTTCTTAAATTCTTCGTTTGTTTCGTAATTATCTTCAAGAAGAACCTGCGGAATTATGTCCCGTTAATCACTTTCATGTATGAACTCCAGTCTTAACAAGTACTAAATTTGAAGTGTTCTTCTTGTAACCCAAACTACCTCTAATTTTAACATCTAGATTGTGCAATCAAAGAGAGGCAGGGGAGGACTAGCTTATACGTTGTATTTTATTTGGTAAATTCCACTTACTTTTTCAAGGGTGCAGGGAAATGTGGCAGCTAAGCAAGTCTGCCCTCCAAGAGAAGAAGATGGATGTGCACACAAGGCTcatgagaaaatataaacaagTTCCACAGTGGTGGTTCATGTGCATCCTTTTGGTTAACATTGTGGCAACCATATTTACCTGCCAGTACTATAACGATCAACTCCAATTGCCATGGTGGGGCATCTTGCTAGCATGCTGTGTTGCCTTATTTTTCACTCTTCCTGTTGGAGTCATCGCAGCCACAACAAACCAGGTATGTCTCTGCACTATCTCACAAACGCAGCATCTACTTTTTAGTGCTTTTATCTTTCTATCCACTCATTATAATCGAAGTCTAGTGGAAGTTCATGGAAAGTTAGATCTTATATAATCATTCTATATGTAAATTTATTAACAAGTACTGGTTTTATGTTTGTTCATGAATACTACATCTACTGCACGTAGCTGTTATTCTTCTAACTTCTAACAAGAGTACAGCTTTCGCTCGTGAGCAGATGCCATCTTTGAATGTCATCACTGAGTATATTATCGGATATCTCTACCCAGGATATCCGGTTGCCAACATATGCTTTAAAGTGTATGGCTACATAAGTATGAAACAGGCGATCACGTttctagaagactttaagctagGTCATTACATGAAGATTCCTCCAAGAGCAATGTTCATGGCGCAGGTAAGCATCCTGTGCATTCCTCTCCCCaaattgaaatggagaagagtgTTTTATCAACAAGTAATGTTActtttcacactcatttattaTGCTCATTTTACATTGGTTGAGGTGGTgtattttaagtggctttttATGTCATGTCagtcatctaaaaaaaaaaaaaatcacttaaaacacgttatGTTAGCTACTGTGAAATGAGTGTGATaaattggtataaaaagtagcattacgctttgaataatgttatttagtagactgttatatgaTTGTCATACGATTGAGAAGACATAACAGTGAAAATTAGTCTTTGGATCAACAAAGgcttgtaaaaaagaaaaatcaatgacACATTTTCATTGTCACGTCATCCCAATCATATGACATTCATATAATAGTCcactaaatagcatttttcttaatcTTTATCAACTTTTGTTCAATAAAATGATAATCAGCTATCTAATCCCCTAATTACTATAGCAATGATTATTTTCAGGTTGTAGGTACTGTGGTATCAGCATTGGTACATTTAGGAACGGCATGGTGGCTTATGGATAGCATTCCAGACATATGCGATAGGGCATTGCTTCCGGCAGGCAGCCCGTGGACTTGCCCCGGCGATCACGTATTCTATGATGCTTCCGTCATCTGGGGTCTAATTGGGCCCCGAAGAATTTTTGGAGATCTTGGCCACTACTCTGCCATCAACTGGTTTTTCTTAGCTGGGGCTGTAGCCCCTGTTGTCGTTTGGCTCGCACACAAGGCCTTCCCAGACAAGCATTGGATTAGACTTATCAATATGCCTGTGCTCTTGGGGGCAACAGTCAACATGCCTCCTGCCACTGCTGTCAACTACAGCAGCTGGATTCTTATTGGGTTTGCCTCTGGCTTTATTGCTTTTAGGTACTATCGTGGTTGGTGGAGTCGCCACAACTATGTGCTATCTGGGTCACTTGATGCCGGATTGGCCTTCATGGGAGTATTGTTATACTTGTGTTTGGGGATGGAGCACGTTAGGCTCAACTGGTGGGGGGGCGATTCAGATGGATGTCCCTTGGCTTCTTGTCCGACAGCCGAAGGGGTCATTATCAAAGGCTGCCCAGTTCTCTAATTGAAGTCTGTATCATTTGCATAATTGCATCTTGAACGAAGCCCTTGCCTATTGAAAAATGCGTGGCGATTCATTGGCAGTGGCTCGGTTAAGGGAATCAACTGAAATCATAGCAAATGCAAGTCTTTATAGGGCAATTGTCTGTGCTTATGGACCGAGCCTGGGTGGATGATTTATAATCATTAATCAGGATGAAGTTTGGGTGAAACTAAGGGAGGTCGATTGACTGATAAAGAGAATTAGTGGATGAGTTGTTAGAGATGAAATGCCACTTGTGGAGaagataaattatatttgtgtttttgtttcttctacGCTGTGGCTATGAGTTTGTACAAGAAATATAATGAAATTTACAGATTTGTCAATGTGTATTCTTTTATGAATGTCTTACGTATTCTAGCAGGCAATGTTATTTAGCAAATCAATTGTAATTGACATGGACAAGAAGCAAAGCCTTCTGCTTCGGACCACAATTTTGCAATTCAATTTGAAGTCATGGTTGTGTTCTTGACTCATCGTAGTAGCTATGCCATTGGTTGTCCCTCTATTCTTGATTGTGTTCGATTCAATTTCATTTATTGTTTTTGATTTGTAAGTTACCCATGCAATCGGTGGGACTTGAATCCACGATCACACTCTCCACCTTACAAAGGATGTACCATTTGAGCCCAAGCTTATTggtaattcaaattcaaattccatTTCTGATGTCAAACAAGTTTCAGGTTAACAGTTAACCTCTGGCATTTCCTTTTGTATCATTTATAAACTTGGTACATTGCACATTTTCTAACGGATGATTTTAATGATTAATTGCTACCAATTGAATATCCTAAATTCTTCACCAAACAGGTACATCATGAAGAAATTTGCACAACCTACTCATCGGTTCCTTCTTTAGGTTTCCCTCCTTCAGAATCAGCTTGAGTTTTCTCTCCTTCAGATTCAGGTTGAGTTTTCTCTCCTTCAGATTCAGGTTGAGTATTCCCTCCTTCAGATTCAGGTTGGGTTGGAGGTGGCGGCAACATCGTTGTGACCAACTCTACTAGCTCTTCCACATCTTCAAAACGATCAGCACATTGCTCTACAATCTGTCGAACATAAGGGAACAAATAACTAAAGCATGTGCCTACAAAATATTATTGGATCTACCTACAAAATATCTGGTTATTATAATAGGAATAATGCTACTTTTCACACCTATTTCACACCGGTTGACGTGGTGCGTTTTAAGTGGTTTTCTAACAAGAGATCTCATACATGATCAAGTGTCAGTCCAACAAGTCCCGACCAACACTCAAGAAGCTGAAACCAGTCACAATCCAGTACTTGAATCAGCCACATCCAAAAGACAA
Coding sequences within it:
- the LOC132172040 gene encoding oligopeptide transporter 7-like: MSQEIEAPLIQKNQTFESQSSDAENSPIEQVALTVPVTDDPSLPTFTFRTLILGTLACVLLSFLNQFFWYRREPLSITSISAQIAVVPLGHLMASTITRRVFFRGRAWEFTLNSGPFNVKEHVLITIFANSGAGNVYAIHVVSAVKIFYKKNLTFVVSLLVVFTTQVLGFGWAGLFRRYLVEPAAMWWPQNLVQVSLFRALHEKEKRPKSGLTRNQFFLIAFICSFAYYVFPGYLFPMLTSLSWICWIFPTSVFAHQLGSGLHGLGIGAFGFDWSSISSYLGSPLASPWFATANIAAGFLLVMYVITPIAYWLNVYKAKTFPIFSDGLFTSTGQSYNISAIIDGNFHLDMDAYERTGPLYLSTFFAVYYGVNFACLAATIVHVFLFHGREMWQLSKSALQEKKMDVHTRLMRKYKQVPQWWFMCILLVNIVATIFTCQYYNDQLQLPWWGILLACCVALFFTLPVGVIAATTNQMPSLNVITEYIIGYLYPGYPVANICFKVYGYISMKQAITFLEDFKLGHYMKIPPRAMFMAQVVGTVVSALVHLGTAWWLMDSIPDICDRALLPAGSPWTCPGDHVFYDASVIWGLIGPRRIFGDLGHYSAINWFFLAGAVAPVVVWLAHKAFPDKHWIRLINMPVLLGATVNMPPATAVNYSSWILIGFASGFIAFRYYRGWWSRHNYVLSGSLDAGLAFMGVLLYLCLGMEHVRLNWWGGDSDGCPLASCPTAEGVIIKGCPVL